The Methanohalophilus portucalensis DNA window TTCCTGATCACATCCATTGAAGCCGTTTCAGTACCCAGCACCAGAGTATCGGCAATTCGCAGCCATTTATCCGCATCCTCCTGCCTGTCTACACCAGCGTCCAACATGACATTAGATGTGGATGAAAGGAATTTTAATTCATCAATATTTTCTTTGTTTTCTCCTTCCCCCTGCAGGATATTGAGGTCGGCAATATAGACTTCCCGCGGATTGAGAGCTTCTATTATACCACAGGGACGGGAAATATCACATACCTGACTGGACAGATGAACCGCCTGATAGTTTTTCCGGTCACCTCCCCGGGCATGGACTGCAATACCATTATATATATCCAATACAAAGACAATTCGAAACATATTTAATATGACACTTTATTCCATCCTATAAAAAAGAGGCCATTACATGAAACTGCTGGTTAGTCCTATTAATAACGAAGAAGCAATCTCCGCCCTAAAAGGCGGTGCAGATATTATCGATGTCAAAAATCCAAAGGAAGGCTCTCTTGGTGCCAATTTCCCGGGAGTGATCAAAGGAGTAAAGGATACTGTAGGGAAGCAAAAACCCATCAGTGCGGCTCTAGGGGATTTTAACTACAAACCCGGCACCGCTGCCCTTGCTGCCTATGGTGCAGCAGCTGCAGGTGCGGATTATGTAAAAATTGGCCTGTATGATATCCAGACCGAGGAACAGGCCTATGAGATGCTTGCAGGAATCACCGAAGCTGTCAGGACAATGGACAATGTTCCGAAAGTTGTCGCATGTGCATATTCCGATTATGCGAGAATCAATTCCATCGATCCGGCTCTCTTACCGGCAATTGGTGCAAAGGCAGGAGTTGACCTGGTCATGGTTGATACGGGGGTAAAGGACGGACGTTCCACCTTCGAGTTCCTCAATGAAGCACAGCTTAAGGATTTCGTTGAAAAAGCACATGCAAATGGTCTGGAAACGGCTCTGGCAGGCAGCATCAAATTCGATGATATAGAAGCAATAAAGAACATCAAGCCGGATATCCTGGGTGTCAGGGGTATTGTCTGTGGCGGGGATCGTAGTACATCCATCAAGCAGGAACTTGTAGAACAGCTTCGTGCCCGCCTTAGCTAATATTTTTGGACCAAGTATGGTCTCCTCCAATCCAACCATCAATAAAATCGAAGTATGTGTGGCAGAGGCATACCACCGTGATGCGGGAAGAGGTATTGCCAGACTTAACAAGGACCTGATGGAAAAGGTTGGAGCAATCAGTGGAGATATAATATCTATTCAGGGTAAGCGTAAAACCTATGCCGTTGTATGGCCCGGCTACCTCGATGATGCAGGAAAAGCCATCATCAGAATTGATGGTAACCTGCGTAATAATGCAGGTATAGGTATCGATGATAAAGTAACTACCAAAAAGGTTGAAGCAAAAGACGCCCAAAAGATCACTCTTGCTACAAACCAGACCATACATTCCAAAAATTACTCACGTTATATTCACCGTATCCTGGAAGGCAGACCACTGGATCGTGGACAAAAGATACGTGTGGAAACCGTCAACACACCGATGGCGTTTGTGGTAACAGCTACCCAGCCGACAGGCCCTGTGATTGTTACCCGCAATACCAGACTGATGCTGAAGGAAAAACCTGCAGAACAGTTAGCAGGAGATGAACAGGTTTCCTATGAGGATATAGGGGGACTGAAACGGGAGATCGGCCTGATGCGGGAGATGATCGAACTACCCCTGCGTCATCCTGAACTATTCCAGAAACTCGGGATCGACCCCCCGGCAGGCATGATGCTTTATGGACCTCCCGGTACCGGGAAAACCATGATTGCAAAGGCTGTCGCAAGTGAAACCGAAGCCAATTTCCTTTCCATAAGTGGCCCCGAGATCGTTTCAAAATACTACGGTGAAAGCGAACAAAAGCTCAGGGAAATTTTCGATGAGGCTGAAAAGGAAGCCCCTTCCATTATTTTTATTGATGAAATCGATTCCATAGCTCCCAAAAGAGATGAGGTCCGGGGTGAAGTGGAAAGACGTGTGGTTGCCCAGTTGCTTTCCCTCATGGACGGCCTGAAATCACGCGGAAAAGTTATAGTAATAGCTGCGACCAACCGACCCAACTCCATTGACCAGGCCCTGCGAAGGGGAGGACGCTTTGACCGGGAAATTGAAATTGGGATTCCGGATAGGGAAGGGCGGCTGCAGGTACTTTATGTGCATACAAGAGGTATGCCCCTTTCTAACAGTGTAAACCTGGAAAGGATAGCAGATACTACATACGGTTTCGTCGGAGCTGATCTTTCCTCACTCTGCAAAGAAGCTGCCATGCATGCACTGCGCAGACTCATGCCCCGGCTGAAAATTGAAGATGAAATCCCTCCGGAAATTATGGATGAACTCACAGTCAATGCGATTGACTTTGAAGAAGCACGCAAAAATGTTGAGCCCTCCGCCATGAGGGAAGTTTTCCTTGAAATGGCAGATACCCTCTGGGATGATATCGGGGGTATGGAAAAAGTCAAACAGGATCTCATAGAAGCTGTGGAATGGCCCCTTAAATATCCGGAACTGTTCGAAATAACTGCCACCCGCCCTCCCAGGGGAATTATGCTTTACGGGCCATCCGGCACAGGAAAGACCCTGCTAGCCCGGGCAGCAGCCAAGGAAAGTAATGCCAATTTCATAAGCATAAAGGGACCGGAATTACTAAGCAGATATGTAGGGGATTCCGAAAAAGCGGTCCGAGAAACTTTCCGCAAAGCACGGCAGGCATCTCCTTCAATCGTTTTTTTCGATGAAATCGATTCGATTGCACCCAAAAGACTGGGTAACTTTAGCGGGGAAGGGGGTGAGAGGGTAATTAGCCAGATTCTGACCGAGATTGATGGCATAGAGGAATTAAAGGATATTGTCATAATTGCCGCCACCAACCGCCCTGAAATGGTGGACCCGGCACTGCTCAGGCCGGGGCGTTTTGACAGACTAATACATGTAGACTTGCCTGATTCAGCCGGAAGGGAAGCAATTTTTGATATTCACCTGAAGGGCAAACCCCTGTCAGAAGATGTGAATATACATGAGCTTGCAGGACTTACGGATGGTTATTGCGGGGCTGATATTGAGGCTATTTGCAGGGAAGCTTCAATGTTTTCAATCAGGGAAAATGTCCGGCCTGCTATGAAGCGGGAGGATGTGAAAACGATAGCTTACTCAATTCGCATCAACAATCAACACTTCAGGACTGCGATTGAAAAACTCAAAAATGCAAAAGCCGGTTGTGAACATAAAGATACGGAAACCGAAAACTAAAAGTCAAACAGTACAAAACTACTTTAAATTGTAAACCAATTTTATTCTGTACTTTTTATAACGGGGAGGTAACATGTTGAGACAGAGGTTTATAATGGATACCACCGGGCTTACCGATATTCAGGCCCGCCAGTCACTGGGACAGGATACCATCTGCGCAGGTATGAAAGAAATTCTGGACCTGATAGCCGATGCCCGGCTGCATCTGCAGATCAGCTGCTATGTCCCCTTTCCTTCCGTTTATAATGAACTTCAGGAATTTGCCAATAACAATAATTGTGACCCTGAAGTAGTGGCAAAGATCGATACCTGGCTTGTCAAGAAAACCCCTGACAGGTATGAGGTACAGATACCCTCCCGAATCTTCCACGAATACGTATCCTACATGAGGGAGAGGATCAACAAAGGCATGAATGTGGCAGAGGAAGCAATACGTGAGGCTTCCCGCGAATGTCTTATCCAGAATTCACAGGCAGAAACCAAACAAATAGTGGAGAGGGATATCGATCGCGAAGTAGTGGGTTCCGTTGTGAACAAATTCCGCAACAAATACCGCTCAGCCCTGCGTTACGGAATACTGGACAGTGCACCGGATATCGATGTGCTACTGCTGGCAAAAGAACTTGATGCAGCCGTAGTTGCCAAGGATTACGGGATTCAGAAATGGGCCGAACAATTGGGAGTGAGGTTTGTTCCCGCCGAAACATTTCCCCGGATGTTGCAGGAATATCTCAGACATAAATCCCGTTAAGCACCTGCCACAAAGGCAAACAATGCCATGAACATAGCCA harbors:
- a CDS encoding HisA/HisF-related TIM barrel protein encodes the protein MFRIVFVLDIYNGIAVHARGGDRKNYQAVHLSSQVCDISRPCGIIEALNPREVYIADLNILQGEGENKENIDELKFLSSTSNVMLDAGVDRQEDADKWLRIADTLVLGTETASMDVIRNLAVRYPGRISVSIDRKNGQLLSKSSDVPENPDRAIEILNELPLKDIIYLDLDRVGTSSGMDIDMLSHLAKISRHPLLLGGGVRDMADIAELENAGISGALVATAVHKQVIPVKQLR
- a CDS encoding (5-formylfuran-3-yl)methyl phosphate synthase, translated to MKLLVSPINNEEAISALKGGADIIDVKNPKEGSLGANFPGVIKGVKDTVGKQKPISAALGDFNYKPGTAALAAYGAAAAGADYVKIGLYDIQTEEQAYEMLAGITEAVRTMDNVPKVVACAYSDYARINSIDPALLPAIGAKAGVDLVMVDTGVKDGRSTFEFLNEAQLKDFVEKAHANGLETALAGSIKFDDIEAIKNIKPDILGVRGIVCGGDRSTSIKQELVEQLRARLS
- a CDS encoding CDC48 family AAA ATPase, with product MVSSNPTINKIEVCVAEAYHRDAGRGIARLNKDLMEKVGAISGDIISIQGKRKTYAVVWPGYLDDAGKAIIRIDGNLRNNAGIGIDDKVTTKKVEAKDAQKITLATNQTIHSKNYSRYIHRILEGRPLDRGQKIRVETVNTPMAFVVTATQPTGPVIVTRNTRLMLKEKPAEQLAGDEQVSYEDIGGLKREIGLMREMIELPLRHPELFQKLGIDPPAGMMLYGPPGTGKTMIAKAVASETEANFLSISGPEIVSKYYGESEQKLREIFDEAEKEAPSIIFIDEIDSIAPKRDEVRGEVERRVVAQLLSLMDGLKSRGKVIVIAATNRPNSIDQALRRGGRFDREIEIGIPDREGRLQVLYVHTRGMPLSNSVNLERIADTTYGFVGADLSSLCKEAAMHALRRLMPRLKIEDEIPPEIMDELTVNAIDFEEARKNVEPSAMREVFLEMADTLWDDIGGMEKVKQDLIEAVEWPLKYPELFEITATRPPRGIMLYGPSGTGKTLLARAAAKESNANFISIKGPELLSRYVGDSEKAVRETFRKARQASPSIVFFDEIDSIAPKRLGNFSGEGGERVISQILTEIDGIEELKDIVIIAATNRPEMVDPALLRPGRFDRLIHVDLPDSAGREAIFDIHLKGKPLSEDVNIHELAGLTDGYCGADIEAICREASMFSIRENVRPAMKREDVKTIAYSIRINNQHFRTAIEKLKNAKAGCEHKDTETEN
- a CDS encoding RNA ligase partner protein — protein: MLRQRFIMDTTGLTDIQARQSLGQDTICAGMKEILDLIADARLHLQISCYVPFPSVYNELQEFANNNNCDPEVVAKIDTWLVKKTPDRYEVQIPSRIFHEYVSYMRERINKGMNVAEEAIREASRECLIQNSQAETKQIVERDIDREVVGSVVNKFRNKYRSALRYGILDSAPDIDVLLLAKELDAAVVAKDYGIQKWAEQLGVRFVPAETFPRMLQEYLRHKSR